Part of the Rhodococcus sp. OK302 genome is shown below.
GATCCGCGTTCGGTCGCTCGCGATATCCGCGCCGCCGGCGCCAAGGCCGGATTGAGCATCAAGCCCGGCACCCCGATCGACCCGTACCTCGAAATCCTCAAGGACTTCGACACACTCCTGATCATGAGCGTCGAGCCCGGTTTCGGCGGACAGTCCTTCATGCCGCAGGTACTCGACAAGGCGCGGACAATCCGCAAGCTCGTCGATTCCGGTGAGCTCAAGTTGCTCGTCGAGATCGACGGTGGCATCAACGCGTCGACCATTGAGCAGGCAGCCGAAGCGGGCATCGACTGCTTCGTCGCCGGTTCCGCTGTGTACGGCGCCAGCGATCCGGGTGAGGCTGTGC
Proteins encoded:
- the rpe gene encoding ribulose-phosphate 3-epimerase — translated: MASPMIAPSILSADFARLADEAAAVAGSDWLHVDVMDAHFVPNLTLGLPVVESLLKATDIPLDCHLMIDNPERWAPPYAEAGAYNVTFHAEATDDPRSVARDIRAAGAKAGLSIKPGTPIDPYLEILKDFDTLLIMSVEPGFGGQSFMPQVLDKARTIRKLVDSGELKLLVEIDGGINASTIEQAAEAGIDCFVAGSAVYGASDPGEAVRKLRAQAALASHHLTLSV